A window of the Helianthus annuus cultivar XRQ/B chromosome 4, HanXRQr2.0-SUNRISE, whole genome shotgun sequence genome harbors these coding sequences:
- the LOC110936767 gene encoding uncharacterized protein LOC110936767 isoform X2, whose translation MLRTLQQDLRNIEALSVGKKLEPSEKAFNFCRMSTRRREPKRKIKMQIMRRWTLICLVLFLSVWIVNLLLQMCQLLLLLISYFLDQKRLPHLYLEAALHQPSYRNLQSLLERWQFFHSQTSRPMAPEQVFAEEDSEDEVDDEVLDLEYRMRLDRFKDVSQHEKQLMLLWNSFMRKQRFFP comes from the exons ATGTTAAGGACTTTACAACAAGATTTGAGAAATATAGAAGCACTTTCAG TTGGCAAAAAGTTAGAACCTAGCGAAAAGGCGTTTAACTTTTG CCGTATGTCTACGAGAAGAAGGGAACCAAAGAGAAAAATCAAAATGCAAATCATGCGGCGTTGGACTCTAATATGTCTG GTGTTGTTTCTGAGCGTTTGGATCGTGAATCTACTGCTGCAGATGTGTCAATTGCTGCTGCTACTGATATCGTATTTTCTAGACCAGAAGAGGCTTCCGCACCTGTACCTGGAAGCAGCGTTACACCAACCATCCTACAGAAATCT ccaATCCCTGTTGGAGAGATGGCAGTTCTTTCATTCTCAAACCAGTCGG CCAATGGCACCAGAGCAGGTGTTTGCTGAGGAAGACAGCGAAGACGAGGTTGATGATGAGGTCCTTGATCTTGAATATAGAATG AGGCTGGATAGGTTTAAGGATGTTAGCCAACATGAGAAGCAATTGATGCTTCTCTGGAACTCATTTATGAGAAAGCAAAG GTTCTTTCCATAA
- the LOC110936767 gene encoding uncharacterized protein LOC110936767 isoform X1 — protein MLRTLQQDLRNIEALSVGKKLEPSEKAFNFCRMSTRRREPKRKIKMQIMRRWTLICLVLFLSVWIVNLLLQMCQLLLLLISYFLDQKRLPHLYLEAALHQPSYRNLQSLLERWQFFHSQTSRPMAPEQVFAEEDSEDEVDDEVLDLEYRMRLDRFKDVSQHEKQLMLLWNSFMRKQRVVVDGEDQVTWLLFNT, from the exons ATGTTAAGGACTTTACAACAAGATTTGAGAAATATAGAAGCACTTTCAG TTGGCAAAAAGTTAGAACCTAGCGAAAAGGCGTTTAACTTTTG CCGTATGTCTACGAGAAGAAGGGAACCAAAGAGAAAAATCAAAATGCAAATCATGCGGCGTTGGACTCTAATATGTCTG GTGTTGTTTCTGAGCGTTTGGATCGTGAATCTACTGCTGCAGATGTGTCAATTGCTGCTGCTACTGATATCGTATTTTCTAGACCAGAAGAGGCTTCCGCACCTGTACCTGGAAGCAGCGTTACACCAACCATCCTACAGAAATCT ccaATCCCTGTTGGAGAGATGGCAGTTCTTTCATTCTCAAACCAGTCGG CCAATGGCACCAGAGCAGGTGTTTGCTGAGGAAGACAGCGAAGACGAGGTTGATGATGAGGTCCTTGATCTTGAATATAGAATG AGGCTGGATAGGTTTAAGGATGTTAGCCAACATGAGAAGCAATTGATGCTTCTCTGGAACTCATTTATGAGAAAGCAAAG GGTGGTGGTAGACGGAGAAGATCAAGTTACTTGGCTATTGTTTAATACATGA